A genome region from Pseudomonas pergaminensis includes the following:
- the arfB gene encoding alternative ribosome rescue aminoacyl-tRNA hydrolase ArfB, translated as MLVISNNVHLPDAEIELTAIRAQGAGGQNVNKVSSAVHLRFDIPASSLPEFYKERLLALRDSRITSEGVLVLKAQQYRTQEQNRADALERLVELILSATKVEKKRRPTKPTLGSKKRRLESKTKRGSIKAGRGKVDF; from the coding sequence ATGCTGGTGATTTCCAACAACGTCCACCTGCCCGATGCCGAGATCGAGCTGACCGCCATTCGCGCCCAGGGTGCGGGTGGGCAGAACGTCAACAAGGTGTCGAGTGCGGTGCACCTGCGCTTTGATATCCCGGCGTCGTCGCTGCCCGAGTTTTATAAGGAGCGGTTGCTGGCGCTGCGTGACAGTCGTATCACCAGCGAGGGCGTGCTGGTGCTCAAGGCCCAGCAATATCGAACCCAGGAGCAGAACCGCGCGGATGCGCTGGAGCGACTGGTGGAGTTGATCCTCAGCGCCACCAAGGTGGAGAAGAAGCGCCGCCCGACCAAGCCGACCCTGGGCTCGAAAAAGCGTCGCCTCGAATCCAAGACCAAACGCGGCAGTATCAAGGCCGGGCGCGGCAAGGTCGACTTCTAG
- a CDS encoding amino acid permease → MSGPHSSSGELKRGLKNRHIQLIALGGAIGTGLFLGSAGVLKSAGPSMILGYAICGFIAFMIMRQLGEMIVEEPVAGSFSHFAHKYWGGFAGFLSGWNCWILYILVGMSELTAVGKYVHYWWPEIPTWVSAAAFFVLINLINLANVKVFGEAEFWFAIIKVVAIVGMIALGSYLLVSGSGGPQASVSNLWDHGGFFPHGVGGLVMAMAIIMFSFGGLEMLGFTAAEADQPRTVIPKAINQVIYRILIFYIGALVVLLSLTPWDSLLATLNASGDAYSGSPFVQVFSMLGSNTAAHILNFVVLTAALSVYNSGTYCNSRMLLGMAEQGDAPKALAKIDKRGVPVRSILASAAITLVAVLMNYLIPQHALELLMSLVVATLVINWAMISFSHFKFRQHMNRTGQVPLFKALWYPYGNYVCLAFVVFILVIMLMIPGIQVSVYAIPVWVAFMWVCYGIKNKRGAQRALEVAAPAGK, encoded by the coding sequence ATGAGTGGACCCCATTCCTCTTCAGGCGAGCTGAAACGCGGCCTGAAAAATCGGCATATCCAGTTGATCGCCCTCGGTGGCGCCATCGGCACCGGCCTGTTCCTCGGCTCCGCCGGGGTGCTCAAGTCCGCCGGCCCGTCAATGATCCTGGGCTATGCCATCTGCGGCTTCATTGCCTTCATGATCATGCGCCAGCTCGGCGAAATGATCGTCGAAGAGCCGGTCGCCGGTTCCTTCAGCCACTTTGCCCACAAGTACTGGGGCGGTTTCGCCGGCTTCCTGTCGGGCTGGAACTGCTGGATCCTGTACATCCTGGTGGGCATGTCGGAGCTGACCGCTGTCGGCAAATACGTGCACTACTGGTGGCCGGAGATCCCGACCTGGGTCTCGGCGGCGGCGTTCTTCGTGCTGATCAACCTGATCAACCTGGCCAACGTCAAAGTCTTCGGTGAGGCCGAGTTCTGGTTTGCCATCATCAAGGTGGTGGCTATCGTCGGCATGATTGCCCTGGGCAGCTACCTGCTGGTCAGCGGCAGCGGCGGGCCGCAGGCGTCGGTGAGCAACCTGTGGGACCACGGTGGTTTCTTCCCCCACGGCGTCGGCGGATTGGTGATGGCCATGGCGATCATCATGTTCTCCTTCGGCGGCCTGGAGATGCTCGGCTTCACCGCAGCCGAAGCCGACCAGCCACGCACCGTGATCCCGAAAGCGATCAACCAGGTGATCTACCGCATCCTGATCTTCTACATCGGCGCGCTCGTCGTGCTGCTGTCGTTGACGCCGTGGGACAGCCTGCTGGCAACCCTCAACGCTTCCGGCGACGCCTACAGCGGCAGCCCGTTTGTGCAGGTGTTCTCGATGCTCGGCAGCAACACCGCCGCGCACATCCTCAACTTTGTGGTGCTGACGGCGGCGCTGTCGGTGTACAACAGCGGTACCTACTGCAACAGCCGCATGCTGCTGGGCATGGCCGAGCAGGGCGATGCGCCCAAGGCCCTGGCGAAGATCGACAAGCGTGGCGTGCCCGTGCGTTCCATCCTCGCCTCGGCGGCCATCACCCTGGTTGCCGTGCTGATGAACTACCTGATCCCGCAACACGCGCTGGAACTGCTGATGTCCCTGGTCGTGGCCACGCTGGTGATCAACTGGGCGATGATCAGCTTCTCTCACTTCAAGTTCCGCCAGCACATGAACCGCACGGGCCAGGTGCCGTTGTTCAAGGCGCTGTGGTACCCGTACGGCAACTACGTGTGCTTGGCGTTCGTGGTGTTTATCCTGGTGATCATGCTGATGATCCCGGGAATCCAGGTGTCGGTGTATGCGATCCCGGTGTGGGTGGCGTTCATGTGGGTGTGTTACGGCATCAAGAACAAGCGCGGTGCGCAGCGAGCCTTGGAGGTGGCTGCTCCAGCAGGGAAGTGA
- a CDS encoding M29 family metallopeptidase: MDKARAVEHFLYYLAHHPALNGLSRPTVLLGHTERYDAIAQAITHSSAARFNFQLQRLDLAASDTLAEAIEACDLYLFLYDSSTLPNPRAEGPDFIRALQGVMAEHWKKSLLFKDYGDYFYDTFSVEPQRIADLNATLIRRMSQAQVLSFTDKHGSRLEAPMSSIKKWTNINGIGNHDLAPGEIATHSEAINGQVRFVGTFLSTIPFARKYGVLASPLELWIENSTVCSVASDVPGLADDFNKYLNANPSNRRVEELGIGTNEGVKDLYARNAGFEERHCGLHLGLGGGQKGSHHLDLIFASGVLALDDKPVFDGTFAF; encoded by the coding sequence ATGGACAAGGCCCGCGCCGTCGAACACTTTCTCTACTACCTCGCGCACCACCCGGCCCTCAACGGTCTGAGCCGCCCCACCGTGTTGCTGGGCCATACCGAGCGCTACGACGCCATCGCGCAGGCGATCACCCACAGCAGCGCCGCCCGTTTCAACTTCCAACTACAGCGCCTGGACCTGGCTGCCAGCGACACCCTGGCCGAGGCCATCGAAGCCTGCGACCTGTACCTGTTTCTCTACGATTCCTCGACCTTGCCCAACCCACGCGCCGAAGGCCCGGACTTTATCCGCGCCCTGCAAGGCGTGATGGCTGAGCACTGGAAAAAGTCCCTGCTGTTCAAAGATTACGGTGACTACTTCTACGACACCTTCAGCGTCGAACCCCAGCGCATTGCCGACCTCAATGCCACGCTGATCCGGCGCATGTCCCAGGCCCAGGTGTTGAGCTTTACCGACAAGCATGGCTCACGCCTGGAAGCGCCGATGAGCAGCATCAAGAAGTGGACCAACATCAACGGCATCGGCAACCACGACCTGGCCCCAGGCGAGATCGCCACCCACAGCGAAGCCATCAATGGCCAGGTGAGGTTTGTCGGCACCTTTCTCAGCACCATCCCATTCGCGCGTAAATATGGCGTGCTGGCGTCACCGCTGGAACTGTGGATCGAGAACTCGACCGTCTGCAGCGTGGCCAGCGACGTGCCGGGGCTGGCGGACGACTTCAATAAGTACCTGAACGCCAACCCGTCGAACCGGCGTGTGGAAGAACTGGGGATTGGCACCAATGAAGGCGTGAAGGACCTGTATGCGCGCAATGCCGGGTTTGAGGAGCGCCATTGTGGGTTGCACCTGGGCCTGGGGGGCGGGCAGAAAGGCAGCCATCACCTGGATTTGATCTTTGCCAGCGGGGTGTTGGCGCTCGACGACAAGCCGGTGTTTGATGGGACTTTTGCGTTCTGA
- a CDS encoding tyrosinase family protein, with product MDIRINHRFMTREQKDTLVEAILVLKNDVDSVLRPGRQNRYDDYVQVHHSAMGGPGAFMPMPHRSPLFFPWHRVFLRQFEQDLQRAVGDMTLTLPFWDWSMDGPSNPFTPSFLGGNGDSAQNQRVTSGPFAFKGERFKIRLWDMELGDAGLRRELGTEPGAHLPDSDQVLMALSKTPYGPGPDTWSNFCEGVLHDPVHRWVGGNMSMPTSPNDPVFFLHHCYLDLLWERWKRQHPTSKPYLPVSGVPDLDLRATLVFHAQSDIAPWPGNWTVEQVINSEDLDYTYGLFTSKTILPCAPAPVCQAPLPDA from the coding sequence ATGGACATCCGCATCAATCACCGCTTTATGACCCGCGAACAGAAAGATACGTTGGTCGAGGCCATCCTGGTGTTGAAAAACGACGTCGACAGCGTACTGCGTCCTGGACGTCAAAACCGCTATGACGATTATGTGCAAGTGCACCACAGCGCTATGGGCGGTCCCGGGGCTTTCATGCCAATGCCGCATCGCTCTCCACTATTTTTCCCTTGGCACCGCGTATTTTTGCGCCAATTTGAGCAGGACTTGCAACGCGCCGTTGGCGACATGACGCTTACCCTACCGTTTTGGGACTGGTCGATGGATGGCCCAAGCAATCCGTTCACGCCTAGCTTTTTGGGCGGTAACGGTGACAGCGCTCAAAATCAGCGCGTTACTTCAGGTCCATTCGCCTTTAAGGGCGAGCGTTTTAAGATTCGCCTGTGGGATATGGAATTGGGCGATGCGGGGCTGCGCCGCGAGTTGGGCACAGAACCTGGCGCGCACTTGCCAGACTCCGACCAGGTGCTGATGGCCTTGTCCAAGACCCCCTATGGACCAGGTCCGGACACTTGGTCAAATTTTTGCGAAGGCGTGCTGCATGATCCCGTGCACCGGTGGGTGGGCGGGAACATGTCCATGCCAACTTCGCCCAACGATCCGGTATTTTTCCTGCACCATTGTTATCTTGACCTGCTGTGGGAGCGCTGGAAACGCCAGCACCCTACGTCTAAACCGTATCTGCCGGTATCGGGTGTGCCCGATTTAGACCTGCGGGCTACGCTGGTTTTCCACGCGCAGTCCGATATTGCGCCTTGGCCAGGTAATTGGACTGTGGAACAGGTGATCAATTCTGAAGATCTGGACTACACCTATGGTCTATTTACCTCGAAAACCATACTTCCCTGTGCGCCAGCACCGGTCTGCCAGGCACCCCTGCCAGATGCCTGA